The Candidatus Sysuiplasma acidicola genome contains the following window.
TTCATGCCGAGAAAGATAGCACTGCTTCCTACTGAAAGACGTTACGGTTATGTTTTCAACGATGTGGACATGTCGTGGTTCCTGATGCACACCTTCTTCAACGCATGGTACGCTTCCAGCACGCTGTTCCAGAGGGATTTGAGCATACCTGCCACGTACTCGTCGCAGAGACTGGCGGTCAACGACTTGCTGAAGCTGTTTTCCAGCGAAAAGAAGGTCACGGTATCCGTCAGGGGACGCCGCCGCATTGATGACAGCCTCATATCAATAAAAGGCATTGTTACGGATGTGAAGGCGAGTCCGGACGTCGTCAATTTTACAGTTGAATCGGAAGGACAGAAATTTGTCGTGGGGGGCTACAACTCGATGGTCGAAGACATAGAGGCAGAGATTATAGTGCTGGAATCTGCGAAATAATGTCGTCGCGTCAGCGACGGGAGGCAGCGCGCTGCCGCACCGGCGGACGGCACACCACCACACCCTGCACAACCTCGAAATTGTATTTCCTGCCTCTGAACGGCAATCCGCTTATCCTCAATCCGTCCAGCGTGCTGCCTGCCCTCTTTCCGCCCCGCAGTCTTCCGCCGTCTGGTATTATGCCGAGAATTCCGCCGACAAGCGGATGAATAATTGCTGCCGATGACCATGCCTGCATGTAGCATCCTGCAGGATCGTTGAATATCTCCGGTACAACGCCGGGCATGAACTCGCCTGCATGCCGCACATTGTGCATATAAAAGAGAAGGGCATTTTCAATATCCGCATACCTTGATGCCGCGAGCGACATCAACCCGTTCTGTATTGCCATTGTCTTCAGTATTCCGGAACCGATCAGGAGGCCGTCTCTTCCAGTCATACTCTTCAAACCGTTTTCAGATTCGGAGAAGCGGCGATATCGCTCCGGTGATGCGACGCCCGTAAGGAAAGGAACGATCGATGTCCAGAAACCCAGTTGTTCCGGCACGCCGTCCGTCATACGGTTTGCATAGGTGGAGAGTTCATTGCTCCACATCACCGCGTTTACAATCCTCGACGCCTCTTTCGACGCTCTTTTGAGTTCTGCCATTTCTGAGGAAAAGGCCGAAGACCTTCTGTCGAAGGCCATGTTCCTGAGAGCCTGAAGCGATTCCACACCCTCTATGAAGTAGCACAGCGTGTCTATCTCCACGGAACTTCCGCGCGCCGCGTCCTCCATTATTCCCGGGCCCTTGAATTGCATCGAATTCACAAAATCCAGTGATGCGAGACAGTCCCTGAAATGGGCTCTTGCAAAATGTGCGTCGCCGACCCATGAGACGTACCTCAGAACTGCCGTGCTGAGCATGGCGCTCTCTTCGAGATCACCTGGATTGTATATCACGCCGTTTGTAACAAGCTCATGAGGGACTCTTCCCCCCTGGCGCCTCGCGTAACGGATGAACAGCCTGAGTGTGTCTCTGGCAACAGAGCACATGCCCGTCTCAAGCAGCGCATCGATTGAATAGAAGAAATCTATCGAAAAATACCATGGGAAGTCACAGTAGCCTGCGGTAAGTCCCCTGCCTATTCCCTCCTGTCTGTGCGTGAGCGTCCTTAGACTGTGTTTTGCCCAGAGAAACGCTTCCGAGATTTGTCCGTCGACGTTCTCCAGAACTGTATCACAGGCATGCCTCTGATGCCTAGCCGCGGTTTGTTTTAGAGCAGCCCTGGCACCAATGTGGTTGCTTCCAGTGACGCGATACAGAGCCAAACTGAAATTCCTGTTGTCTCCGACACGCACATTTCCGCCGCAGGCTGAAAGATCACGCGCGTCCGTCTCCAGCACATATGTTCGCCCCATCGACGGTATGTTGAGTGACATTTTTCCCTTTCGCGTCTCCGTCGTGCAGCGGGTGTCGAAATCGCTGAGCCATATCGGGTGGAGATTCATGTCGAAACCGATCTCAACATCGAGGCCACGCGCATTTTTTACTTCTATAAACATGAGCACATGTTCCGGCATGCTGATGTCGACGCCGAAGCTGCCGTAATCCAATTCCACCCATGACGCCTTGACGAGCAGACCGGATGGCATCATCCTTCTGCCCTGCGACATGACGTCTATACCACTGAACAGCCGCAACGGCGGGTCCCAGAGACCGCCCATTTCACCCGGCAGGTGAAAACCCATGGGCCTGGCTGAAAAATCTGCGAAACCACAGAAATAAGCATACTCATTTGCGAGCGCGATACGCTCACTGCCTGTGAGCGCGACTCTTAGACTTCCTGTTTGCGGCTTCATCTGTCATACCGGGCTCTGAGTCAATCACACTAAGACCTTTTCTAGTTACCGACACATCATAGAGCCTTCCCCTGTAGGAAACGCGCCTCAGTTTCATATATGACCATCCGTCAGGCAGATGTGCGTTCATGAAGTGCGTCAAACCGGCAGCACCCTCGCTGCCGTCCGGATCTATATCGAACAGCCCTTCTATCACAGCCTGAACAAAGAGCGAAGAAGACCATCCCTGGGCGAACTGGCCCATCGAATGTATATATTCAGGATGATAGGTTTCGCCGACCCTGCCCGGCTCCGGACTGGAAAATGCGAGCATGGGGAAAGACTCGAGGAGGCTGGAGCCCAAATCGGCAAAGCCGTTTCTGAATGCAGCCATAGCAAACCATCCGGTCATCAGTGGCCAGACTTCGCCTGTGTGGTATCCCCGGTCATACATCGGATCGGAGGATGCCATGGAACGGACACCCCATGGTGTGATCATGTCCGCCCCGGACAGCGAGGCAACGAGAGATCGCATAAGGTCGCTCTTCCAGTATATCGCCGGTACGATCTCCATCGGGCTCCTGATTTTTCTCTGTATCTTCCTGTCTACTGAGTCCAGAACAGTGAGATTTTCCCCGTCGAGCCGGAAGAACGTGGAGATGTAGTTATTCATACCCTTCCTGGCGAGTTTTTCATATTCGGGATGTGTTTCCGCGTACTCCTCCAGCGCCTTTAACCACCATGCATTGACGTCAATACACGCGCCGTCACGATAGGATGACCAGGATTCCGGCCAGCCTATGAGTCCTTCCTTGAATCTGTTTTCGATAAGCACGTCTCCGTCTCTGTCGCACGATATGCAGAAATCCACGGCTCTTTTCAGCATCTCCTCCTGTTCTCCGACTCTGTGCCATTTCTCCAGCTTCAACGTAGCCATGATCCAGAGAGGAGTGCTGTCCGCAGACATGAATCTGGTGGGCAGCACATCCCCGCTCAGACCGTAATGCTGATTTTCATTGTGACCCGTAAGTGGTATTTCATGCGGAATACGCCCTCCTTCGGAATTTTTTGCCAGCATATCCAGCTGTGCTCGTGCAAGTTCGTGCAACCCGCACTCGATCGCCGCCATGCTAATCCACTCCCCGTCTCGACCGAAAAACCATGAAAATTCCGGCATGCCAGCAAAAAATCCATTTCCCTGGCTGGATTCCGAAAACAATTCCAGAATGTCGTGTCTGGCCCAAAGAAAGTATTTATTCATTTCGAATGAAGGCGTTACAAGCACACAGTCCCTGAGAATTGAGGAATGGTAATCCATGTTCCTCGCGAAATCGGCGACATCCACACTGCTTCCACGCATCCCTATGGAAATGAGGCAGAAAGCTCTGCCGCGTATTGTGACTCTCAGCATGTTTCCATCGAGCGATGCGTCAGATTTCGCACCGCCGACCGCAATGCTCGTCTCAGACAGAGGGCTTTTCACACCATATCTGCCGGGTGACGGGCACGAAAGAACATACTCGCTCTCCATTCTGTTCTCCGGCCACATCATCATGTGGTTCACTGTCATTTCAATAACAGCGGTACCGGGTTCCCGGAACAGGAGTGCTAATGCGATGGCGTTCTTGTCGAATGGAGCGAAGTCGATACGTTCGAAACCCTCATACTCTCTGTAAGTGTATGCAGGTGTCCTGACCTGTTTTCTGAACGCGGCAGCGCAACTTTTTCCGGAAACATGCATGTTGAACGATGAAATATGCCCTTCGCCACCGAACCAGATGCCGGTCCTGAATCTGCCTGAGGGTGCCGTGTTGATGCTGCCATTCTGCAGCACTATAAAATGTGACTTCCTTCCCTTGACGAATGAAAGATAATCGCCGCGCCGCAGCTCAGGACGGTTTTCGACCACCCACGCGTCCATCACCCGTGAATTGTCTCTGTCACTCATTTTCCTGCAGCGCGCGAACTCTCTTCGAAACACTGACTCTACACTGTTCTGATCCATCGAACGTCATGCTCCTTCGTAACCTAATGTGCGCACCTCACGCATCTGTGGAACTGAATGTTGCATTATATCGCTGGCCGCTGGTTGCATCGAATATGAAAATCCTGTTTCCCCTGACGCCGAATGACACCGCGCTGCCGTTCTTCATCTGAAAGAGCTTCTCCGTAATTTCGTCACGGAGCAGCCTCGCAATGAATCGTCCCTCACCGATGCTGAAATGGGCGTTCATCTCTGTTCCGAGAAGTTCCACATATTCGAGAGATGCGGTGAAGGGGCCGTCGTCCGAGATTACCACGTCTGTGGGGCGAAAGCCTATTGACATCTCAGCAGCCGGCCCCACATTATCGGTTGATTTCAGTGACATCCTGTTTGTGCCGAACTGCAATTCGTATTTGCCTGCACCTGCAGATCTGATTGTACATTGCAAAATGTTCATCGGCGGATTTCCCAGGAAACCTGCTACAAAGAGGTGTTTGGGCGCGTCAAAGAGTTTGCGTGGCTCATCGATCTGCACAGCCTTCCCGTGATTGAGTACGAGTATTCTGTCACCGAGAGTCATGGCCTCAATCTGGTCATGTGTAACATATATGATGGATTTTCCGGTAATCTTCTGAAAGCGTTTCATTTCATCCCTCATTTCGTTTCGAAGCTTTGCGTCGAGATTGGACAGAGGCTCATCCATGAGGAAGACGACCGGATCGCGAACCATTGCCCTGGCAAGTCCGACTCTCTGGGCCTGACCTCCCGAGAGCTGTCTTGGCTTCTTTTGAAGGAGCTCCTGTATCTGAAGCTTGGACGCAACGTCCATGACGCGTCTCTCAATTTCCTGTTTGGGTATCTTCTTCATCTTCATATTCAGCGCTATATTGTCGTGCACTGTCATGTGAGGATACAGCGCATAATTCTGAAAGACCATGGCGATGTTTCTCTCTGAAGGATAGACGCCATTAACGACTCTGCCGTCGATAATGATTTCGCCGGAAGTAGGCTCGACGAGCCCCGCAATACAGCGCAGAATCGTGGTTTTCCCGCAGCCGGATGGCCCAAGAATGACCAGGAACTCGCCTTCCCGGACTTCAAAACTCACATTGTCAACGGCTCTTGTTTCGCCGTACTGCACTACCAGATTGTTGACGTTGACACCCATATTTTCAACCTTTTGTTCCGGTCAGGGAAATGCCCTGAATGAAGTAGCGTTCGAATATCATATAAATTATGAATGTGGGAATCAGTGCGAGTATGTCTGCAGTCATCATCTGATTCCAGTATATCTGAGTGCCATTCGCACCCTTGAAGAAATTGAGCGCGAGAGGAATGGTCCAGTAGTTGACAGTCTGTGCCTCCAGCAGGGGCCAAAGAAAATTATTCCACGAACCGATGAATGTGTAAATCGCACTTGCCGCAAATGCCGGTTTCGCAAGAGGTGCGGAAATGCGGTAAAATATCTGCCATGGTCTGAGGCCGTCTATTTTGGCAGCGTCCTCAATTTCAGATGGAATGGTGAGAAAGTACTGACGCATGAGGAAGACGTTGACTGCGGATGCAATCTGAGGCAGAATCAGTCCTTGATAAGTGTTTATCCACCCTATGTCCACCATGAATACGTAGGATGCTATGAGTATGACCGGGAAAGGAATCATCAACGTGCCCAGAACAACATAAAAGAGTACGTCCCTGCCCCTGAATTTCAATCTGGCGAATGCGTAACCAGCCATTGCGCCGACCATCACACTCGACGTGACCACTATCGATGAAACAAGTATGCTGTTGAAATACCACGTAGGGAAGCTGCCGAATCCCCAGACCTGATGGATGTTGCTTATGAAATTATTGACACTGGTCCTGGAGAAAGGGTTAAGATCTGGAGGGAAATTAGCGAGAATACTGTTCCTTGAAGCTTTGAGGACCATCCAGTAAAACGGAATAACATACACTATTGCGACAGTTATCATGGCCGCCATGAGAACAAGACGCTTGAACGGGCCCAGTTTGTTGATGGCCAAATCTTTACTCCCATCATCACTCATTACGCTCCGTCTGATCCTTTCCAGAACAGGACGCAATCTCTGCCACAGCGTCACCATTTCATCTCCTTCAGGAAGTTGCGCTGGGCAACAGTTATTGTCATTATGATGATGAAAAGCATGAATGAAGCCGCAGCGCTGACACCGATCATACCGGGATAAAGATAAGCCCGATTAAATATGAAAATCATCGGCACATAGGTTGCATAGGCAGGTCCACCATCAGTCATGACAAAGACCTGGTCAAACAGCTGTATGCAGCCTATTATGCCCAGTATGACAACAAATAGAGTCGTGAATGTGAGCATTGGGAAATAGAAGTATCTGAACTTTGACCATGGAGAGACAACACCATCAATGGCCGCCGCCTCCATTATTGGAGAGGGAATCGACTGGAGTCCCGCCAGGTACATGATCATGAAATAAGGAGAAGTTGAGAAGATGTTGAGCATCATGATGGAGGGAAAGGCATATGTTGTGCTGAAGAGCCAGTTTTCAGGTGCTACTCCAAGCGGCGCGAGGATATAATTCAACAGACCCTGTTTGGAGAAAAACCATATGAAAATTATCGACATTGCAACAGATGACGTGATTGCCGGAAGGAAGACAAAGGCACGTGAAACTTTGGAAACGAGAAACCTTCTGTTAAACAGGAGAGCCAGGCTGAATGCGAGGAATGTCTGAATCGTGACAACAACGGCAGCATAAATCAGGACGTTAATAACTGCGATTCGAAAGAGAGGACTGTTAAAAACACTCAGATAGTTGCTGTATCCCACGTAATAGATATTGTGATTGAAAGGGTCATAATGGAAAAGGCTCACGTAAAAAGAAAATATTGCAGGGAAAAAAACAAAAGAACCCAGAAGAATAAAAAGAGGGGCTATCAGGAGATATGCCGTTCTGCTTTCCAGCTTGCTGCCAGCATCACGAACTCTGACCACTGCCCAGAATCTCCGCCGCATCGCTGCGTCCGCAGCCACATATCATCCCGTCCCCGTCAACTGGCGTCAAAGTGACGAAGAACCGGCCAAGCTCGAATTTGTTTCGGCAAGTATCTGCTGGTACGCCTGCGTTGGATTTAGCTTTCCTGCGAACAGTGAAACGATTATCGTGTGGGCTCCCGACTCGGCAGCGCTGAAGTTGGTCGTGTTGTAGTTCCACCCATAGGCATACGGGAATTCAGTGCTGCCGGCGTAGGCAAGGATCGGCTGTTCCGCCGCGTAGGTCGAACTCTGCAGAATCGCAGTTCTTGAAGGAAGAGCCAGGCCCAAGCTCACCCACTGCTGCTCTCCGGCAGGTCCGGTGAAGTATTCCACAAACTGCTCAGCCGCCCACTTTTTTGTTCCGGTGAGATGACTGTTGACTGCGAGTCCAACACTGAACATCATGGTGCCGTTCTGAACACCGGATGGCGTGTGGTAGTAACCCAGATCCTGCGGATTGGACTTGAAGAAAGAACCATTTCCGGTTGCAACTGGAACGGTCCATCCGCCGCTCATGACCATTCCCACTTTGCCGGTCGCGAAATCTCCACCGTTCCAGCCTGCGGAAAGATTGCTATTAAGGCCCGCAAGGCCTTTCGCATACAATCCGTACCAGAAATTGATAGCAGACAGGAGTCCTGCACTCTTGCTTGAAGCACCGGTGCCCGCCTGGTTTATCCATTGGCCTCCCGCCTGATGCATGAACGCCAATATCCTTGCAAACTGCGGACCAATGACCATCGGATAGTAGCCACTGCCTCCACCAGGAAGCGATGATATATTTTTCTTGAGAGCTGTGAGCGTGCTTACCATTGTTGTCCAGTTCCATGCGGTAAGATTTGAGGGATAAGGCACGTGCTCTTGGTTGAATATTGCCTTATTGTAATAGATGAAAAGAGGATTCCAGTCCTTCGGGGCAGCATACAGTCCGCCTTTGTAATGGAATGTGTTGACTATGTTTGGAACAAATCCCTGGAGATCATACGAAGTGTTTGCGGAGAGGACCGGCGTGAGATTCAGCAGGTAGCCTGCCTTAGCGTAGGCAGGCAGGACATTGTTTTCCATATAGAACACAGAAGGCGCTGTGTTTGTTGAAAACTTCGTTGAAAGCGATGCGTAATAATTGGAGGTGATTGGCTCAAAGACCACAGAGATATTACTGTGCTGTGAATTGAAAGTAGATACCATCTTTTGATCGAATGTATACTCCGCTCCGCTTGAAACCCAGCCTGAAAACACAATCGATGTCTTTGTCGGTGTCTTCTTCGTGAGCACAAAGCCCGCGGTGATACCAGCCACTACAATAACTACCGCCACAATTACCACAGCTAAGGTTAACTTGTTCATTTTTCCCCTCATGCAGATTCAATATACTAATGTTAGTTAGTATAGTCAGCAATTGAATTTTTACTATATAAATTTTGAGAATCTGTTTTTCGAATGCAACAATCCAACGACGTATGGAACAGTCGGGGTCACGTTGTTGGATTCGCAGACTGACTAAGGGGAGTGGCAATAATCACAATACACTCGAGCGAGGTTGCTTTCGTCTGGACGATTCGTGTTCCGGGGAGTGAGTGAATAAATGATGAAAAAAGGAGTCCTATCATGATCCAGTGAGGAAATGCAACGATGAACCAACAGAATACGCAACGCAATGAATGCGACTGCTTGCGACTCCTTTGAAAACATGCGATAAATCGCATTTTGTGCGTGAAAGCGCATGACGATTGTCAGACAATCGCCTTATGTTTTAAATACATCCGAAGCATTACTCATAAACTACCTTTCTCGGGATGGGATTTGAATGGAATCGATAGTCGAGGATGCCTTAAGGGTCAATCAGGACAGGACAGATGGAACGTTTTCAGACGCTACTGACGAAGAGCTGATGCGCTTAGTTGAATCACTGAAAGTGAGGATAAGCATATTCGGCTGCGGCGGGGGTGGATCAAATACAATAAGGAGGCTGCATCAGTCGGGAATATTCGGTGCTTCTCTAGTGGCTGCCAACACAGACGCGAGACATCTGCTGCTACTTAATGCACCTCATAAAGTTCTGCTCGGCAGAAGACTGACAAGGGGACTGGGAGCTGGTGCCATACCAGAAGTGGGAAACCAGGCCGCAGAAGAGGCAAGGGAAGACATCAGGAAGTATGTTGAACACGACGACATCGTTTTCATCACAGCAGGGATGGGCGGAGGAACCGGAACTGGATCTATACCCGTCGTCGCGCAGATAGCAAAGGAGAACAGGGCATTGGTCATGGCCGTAGTCACGCTTCCTTTCAAGGCGGAAGGGGCAATGAGGATGCAGAATGCACTGCGCGGACTCGAGCGACTGCGAAACTTCGCTGACACAACGGTTGTCATTCCAAATGACAAACTTCTGGAGATTGTGCCGCGGTTGCCACTGGATGCAGCATTCAGGGTCGCGGATGAAGTGCTTTCACAGTGCATCAAAGGCATTACTGAAATAGTCACAAAGCCCGGTCTCGTCAACATAGACTTTGCCGACATAAAAACAATCATGGGCTCCGGAGGTGTTGCCATGATAGGCATCGGGGAGTCCTCGGGTCCGAAAGATGAACGGGTCGAGGATGCGCTCAGACAGGCACTGTCGTCCCCGCTTCTTGGGGACGTCGACATACGGGAA
Protein-coding sequences here:
- a CDS encoding extracellular solute-binding protein; translated protein: MNKLTLAVVIVAVVIVVAGITAGFVLTKKTPTKTSIVFSGWVSSGAEYTFDQKMVSTFNSQHSNISVVFEPITSNYYASLSTKFSTNTAPSVFYMENNVLPAYAKAGYLLNLTPVLSANTSYDLQGFVPNIVNTFHYKGGLYAAPKDWNPLFIYYNKAIFNQEHVPYPSNLTAWNWTTMVSTLTALKKNISSLPGGGSGYYPMVIGPQFARILAFMHQAGGQWINQAGTGASSKSAGLLSAINFWYGLYAKGLAGLNSNLSAGWNGGDFATGKVGMVMSGGWTVPVATGNGSFFKSNPQDLGYYHTPSGVQNGTMMFSVGLAVNSHLTGTKKWAAEQFVEYFTGPAGEQQWVSLGLALPSRTAILQSSTYAAEQPILAYAGSTEFPYAYGWNYNTTNFSAAESGAHTIIVSLFAGKLNPTQAYQQILAETNSSLAGSSSL
- a CDS encoding carbohydrate ABC transporter permease, producing the protein MSDDGSKDLAINKLGPFKRLVLMAAMITVAIVYVIPFYWMVLKASRNSILANFPPDLNPFSRTSVNNFISNIHQVWGFGSFPTWYFNSILVSSIVVTSSVMVGAMAGYAFARLKFRGRDVLFYVVLGTLMIPFPVILIASYVFMVDIGWINTYQGLILPQIASAVNVFLMRQYFLTIPSEIEDAAKIDGLRPWQIFYRISAPLAKPAFAASAIYTFIGSWNNFLWPLLEAQTVNYWTIPLALNFFKGANGTQIYWNQMMTADILALIPTFIIYMIFERYFIQGISLTGTKG
- a CDS encoding sugar ABC transporter permease, which produces MRRRFWAVVRVRDAGSKLESRTAYLLIAPLFILLGSFVFFPAIFSFYVSLFHYDPFNHNIYYVGYSNYLSVFNSPLFRIAVINVLIYAAVVVTIQTFLAFSLALLFNRRFLVSKVSRAFVFLPAITSSVAMSIIFIWFFSKQGLLNYILAPLGVAPENWLFSTTYAFPSIMMLNIFSTSPYFMIMYLAGLQSIPSPIMEAAAIDGVVSPWSKFRYFYFPMLTFTTLFVVILGIIGCIQLFDQVFVMTDGGPAYATYVPMIFIFNRAYLYPGMIGVSAAASFMLFIIIMTITVAQRNFLKEMKW
- a CDS encoding ABC transporter ATP-binding protein, whose protein sequence is MGVNVNNLVVQYGETRAVDNVSFEVREGEFLVILGPSGCGKTTILRCIAGLVEPTSGEIIIDGRVVNGVYPSERNIAMVFQNYALYPHMTVHDNIALNMKMKKIPKQEIERRVMDVASKLQIQELLQKKPRQLSGGQAQRVGLARAMVRDPVVFLMDEPLSNLDAKLRNEMRDEMKRFQKITGKSIIYVTHDQIEAMTLGDRILVLNHGKAVQIDEPRKLFDAPKHLFVAGFLGNPPMNILQCTIRSAGAGKYELQFGTNRMSLKSTDNVGPAAEMSIGFRPTDVVISDDGPFTASLEYVELLGTEMNAHFSIGEGRFIARLLRDEITEKLFQMKNGSAVSFGVRGNRIFIFDATSGQRYNATFSSTDA
- a CDS encoding glycogen debranching protein → MSDRDNSRVMDAWVVENRPELRRGDYLSFVKGRKSHFIVLQNGSINTAPSGRFRTGIWFGGEGHISSFNMHVSGKSCAAAFRKQVRTPAYTYREYEGFERIDFAPFDKNAIALALLFREPGTAVIEMTVNHMMMWPENRMESEYVLSCPSPGRYGVKSPLSETSIAVGGAKSDASLDGNMLRVTIRGRAFCLISIGMRGSSVDVADFARNMDYHSSILRDCVLVTPSFEMNKYFLWARHDILELFSESSQGNGFFAGMPEFSWFFGRDGEWISMAAIECGLHELARAQLDMLAKNSEGGRIPHEIPLTGHNENQHYGLSGDVLPTRFMSADSTPLWIMATLKLEKWHRVGEQEEMLKRAVDFCISCDRDGDVLIENRFKEGLIGWPESWSSYRDGACIDVNAWWLKALEEYAETHPEYEKLARKGMNNYISTFFRLDGENLTVLDSVDRKIQRKIRSPMEIVPAIYWKSDLMRSLVASLSGADMITPWGVRSMASSDPMYDRGYHTGEVWPLMTGWFAMAAFRNGFADLGSSLLESFPMLAFSSPEPGRVGETYHPEYIHSMGQFAQGWSSSLFVQAVIEGLFDIDPDGSEGAAGLTHFMNAHLPDGWSYMKLRRVSYRGRLYDVSVTRKGLSVIDSEPGMTDEAANRKSKSRAHRQ
- the ftsZ gene encoding cell division protein FtsZ gives rise to the protein MESIVEDALRVNQDRTDGTFSDATDEELMRLVESLKVRISIFGCGGGGSNTIRRLHQSGIFGASLVAANTDARHLLLLNAPHKVLLGRRLTRGLGAGAIPEVGNQAAEEAREDIRKYVEHDDIVFITAGMGGGTGTGSIPVVAQIAKENRALVMAVVTLPFKAEGAMRMQNALRGLERLRNFADTTVVIPNDKLLEIVPRLPLDAAFRVADEVLSQCIKGITEIVTKPGLVNIDFADIKTIMGSGGVAMIGIGESSGPKDERVEDALRQALSSPLLGDVDIREARGALIRVVGGEDMTLKEAERVAEAASSAMGSKARIIWGCSVEPESSGKIKVLVVITGVRSPFMLSQGNVQEKGVDFVK